TGTGTGCGGATTTTTTTTTAGTTTATAGTTTACGGTTTTCAGTTTGTAGTTTTTAGAAGTGAAACATAATTACTGTTCAATAAATCAGCGTAATATTTACGCGAAATATTTCTCTCATTGATTTTCAACTATAAACCATAAACTACAATCTATAAACTTCTTATGTTAGTCATTGGTATCACCGGCGGAATTGGAAGCGGGAAATCTCTTGTGTGCAAATATTTTCGCGAGTTGGGAATTGAAGTGATTGATGCTGATTCTCTTGCAAAAGATTTGATGCAAAATGATGTAACACTTCGAAAGCAACTTCGAGAGAAATTTGGCAATGAAGTGTTTACAAATGAAACGCTGAATACAAAATTTCTTTCCGAAAAAGTTTTTACCGACAAACAACAACTTGCACTTCTCAATTCACTCGTCCATCCCGTCGTAAGAAAATCGCTTGAAGAAAAAATTGCATTGTTTGAAAAGGAAAGCAAACATTCATTCATTATTATTGAAGCGGCATTGATTTTTGAAGCGCATATAAACGATGTGATGGATTACATTCTTGTTGTTGATGCGGATGAAGAATTGCGTATTCAGCGTGTTATGAAACGCGATAATACAACACGCGAAAAAGTTCTCGAACGAATGAATATGCAAATGCCGGCAAAAGAAAAATGCAATTACGCCGATTTTATTTTAGTAAGCAATGGAACAAAAGAAGAAATGCAAACGCGAGTAAAATTTTTTTTCAATTTGTTTAAATCGTTATCGAATTGATGAACAACTTTCAAAAAGAACAAGAATTATTTTTCAACACATACAAGCGTTTGCCCATTGAAATTGAACGCGGCGAAGGTTGTTATTTATTTTCCAACGACGGAAAAAAATATCTGGATTTGTTCGGTGGACTTGCAGTGAATTCGCTCGGCTATTCG
The nucleotide sequence above comes from Ignavibacteria bacterium. Encoded proteins:
- a CDS encoding dephospho-CoA kinase; this encodes MLVIGITGGIGSGKSLVCKYFRELGIEVIDADSLAKDLMQNDVTLRKQLREKFGNEVFTNETLNTKFLSEKVFTDKQQLALLNSLVHPVVRKSLEEKIALFEKESKHSFIIIEAALIFEAHINDVMDYILVVDADEELRIQRVMKRDNTTREKVLERMNMQMPAKEKCNYADFILVSNGTKEEMQTRVKFFFNLFKSLSN